The following proteins come from a genomic window of Candidatus Bipolaricaulis sibiricus:
- a CDS encoding Prolipoprotein diacylglyceryl transferase, which translates to MHPVFLRLGPLEIRYYGLMYVVSFLLAYFIVQHEARRKRLFSKPDDVLDLLLVVIPLGIVAARLYYVAFQWEWYRGAPWEVFMVWHGGLAIHGGILGGVLGLWIVARWKRVRFWRLADAVVPALVVGQVLGRIGNFLNGDAFGTPTSLPWGLVFPLASPAGAAYPGVPLHPAMLYEALGNLLLLGLLWRLRVRPAKDGFLSSVYFIGYALVRFACEFFRGDALMLGSWRAAQVASVLLVLAFGGWLVAGRLWQRASA; encoded by the coding sequence ATGCATCCTGTCTTCCTGAGGTTGGGACCGCTTGAGATCCGCTACTACGGGCTGATGTACGTCGTCTCGTTCCTGCTCGCGTACTTCATCGTCCAGCACGAAGCCCGGCGGAAACGCCTGTTCTCCAAGCCTGACGACGTGCTGGACCTTCTTCTCGTGGTCATCCCCCTCGGGATCGTCGCCGCCCGCCTCTACTACGTGGCGTTCCAGTGGGAGTGGTACCGCGGTGCACCGTGGGAGGTGTTCATGGTCTGGCACGGGGGCCTGGCGATCCACGGCGGGATCCTCGGCGGAGTACTCGGTCTGTGGATCGTTGCCCGCTGGAAGCGTGTTCGGTTCTGGCGCCTGGCCGATGCGGTGGTCCCGGCCCTCGTGGTCGGACAAGTGCTTGGTCGGATCGGCAACTTTTTGAACGGCGACGCGTTCGGGACGCCGACGAGCCTCCCCTGGGGCTTGGTGTTCCCCCTCGCTTCCCCTGCGGGTGCTGCGTACCCCGGTGTTCCGCTCCACCCGGCGATGTTGTACGAGGCGCTTGGAAACCTGCTGCTCCTGGGCCTGCTGTGGCGCCTGCGCGTCCGCCCAGCGAAGGACGGGTTCCTGTCGTCCGTGTACTTCATCGGGTACGCCCTCGTGCGGTTCGCGTGCGAGTTCTTCCGCGGTGACGCCCTCATGCTCGGTTCGTGGCGCGCGGCCCAGGTGGCGAGCGTTCTTCTCGTCCTCGCCTTCGGGGGGTGGCTTGTCGCAGGCCGGCTGTGGCAGCGGGCGAGCGCCTGA
- a CDS encoding Alanyl-tRNA synthetase has product MTGHELRRLYLDYFRREGHRILPSAGLVPADPTLLFTSAGMVQFKDIFWGRVPPAHPRVTTCQKCFRTTDIERVGTTAYHHTFFEMLGNFSFGDYFKEGAIELAWRFLTRELALPGDRLWVSVYEQDEEAYTLWRDRIGIPAERIVRLGKDHNWWGPVGDRGPCGPDSEIFWDWGPNYGCGPSCRGPSCDCDRFSEIWNLVFMQYDARPDGTMQELGKKNIDTGMGLERMTAVLQGVQSNFDTDLFRPVVEAIAASARAAAADPRLRNLIADHIRGVVFLISDGVMPGSEAQGYVLRRILRRAVRAADVLGLPEGRLRTLVEPVVDTLGHAYPEIGDRRSLVEQVIAHEEKTFRRTLRSGESRLREVLAGLSVGQNVPGRVVFELHDTYGFPPELTAEIALEQGFTVDLAGYEREMEQQRVRSRQALGGSEAAVRVDVVGRGERVTKFVGYTELTLETTLERILVGPEAPDAVSAPTKAEFVLGQTPFYAEAGGQVADTGWIENLSRPGRAEVVDVQKSPHGTLHTVRVTEGEFQVGDRCRPVVDESRRRGIERAHTATHLLHAALRRVLGDHVIQAGSEVGPEEFRFDFTHFGPLSPAELARVEELALAPVLQNMVVVVEELPLEEAKERGAIAHFEEEYRGKERVRVVQVPGVSSELCGGTHVRRTGEIGPIVLLAEESVAAGTRRLRAVVGETAHRHLARLREERNQIAALVGVPVTELSAGVQRLLDEAQTLRRRVTVLEGELAALRSQGLLSSAREVGGTKLASAIVEGGADDAKRVADALAARLGRSVVVVGARDGTKAVVVAKVSDEPRVNAGELVRVASEALGGRGGGRAAFAQGGGPNGAALPQAIAEAIASAEARLRGA; this is encoded by the coding sequence ATGACGGGCCACGAACTGCGCCGCCTCTACCTCGACTACTTCCGCCGCGAGGGTCATCGGATCCTGCCGTCGGCGGGCCTGGTTCCCGCAGACCCAACCCTCCTGTTCACGTCGGCGGGGATGGTCCAGTTCAAGGACATCTTCTGGGGCCGCGTGCCGCCTGCCCATCCCCGGGTCACGACCTGCCAGAAGTGCTTTCGGACGACGGATATCGAGCGGGTGGGGACCACCGCCTACCACCACACGTTCTTCGAGATGCTGGGGAACTTCAGCTTCGGGGACTACTTCAAAGAGGGAGCGATCGAGCTCGCGTGGCGGTTCCTCACCCGGGAGCTCGCGCTACCTGGGGACCGCCTGTGGGTGTCGGTGTACGAGCAGGATGAGGAGGCGTACACCCTGTGGCGTGACCGAATCGGGATCCCCGCCGAGCGGATCGTGCGGCTGGGGAAGGACCACAACTGGTGGGGGCCGGTCGGCGACCGCGGCCCGTGCGGTCCGGACAGCGAGATCTTCTGGGACTGGGGGCCCAACTACGGCTGTGGCCCAAGCTGCCGGGGCCCGTCTTGCGACTGCGATCGGTTCAGCGAGATCTGGAACCTGGTGTTCATGCAGTACGACGCCCGGCCCGACGGAACGATGCAGGAGCTCGGCAAGAAGAACATCGACACCGGGATGGGCCTCGAGCGGATGACGGCCGTGCTCCAGGGGGTTCAGTCGAACTTCGACACCGACCTGTTCCGCCCTGTTGTTGAGGCGATTGCGGCCTCGGCGCGCGCCGCGGCCGCCGATCCCCGATTGCGGAACCTGATCGCGGATCACATCCGCGGTGTGGTGTTCCTGATCTCGGACGGAGTGATGCCAGGAAGCGAGGCTCAGGGGTACGTCTTGCGGCGGATCCTGCGCCGGGCGGTCCGCGCCGCAGACGTGCTCGGCTTGCCCGAGGGACGGCTTCGCACGCTGGTCGAGCCCGTGGTGGACACGCTCGGACACGCGTACCCCGAGATCGGGGACCGGCGGTCCCTGGTCGAGCAGGTGATCGCCCACGAGGAGAAGACGTTCCGGAGAACGCTCCGCTCCGGGGAGAGCCGGCTGCGGGAGGTTCTGGCGGGCCTTTCTGTCGGACAGAACGTTCCCGGCCGCGTCGTGTTCGAGCTCCACGACACCTACGGGTTTCCTCCCGAGCTCACCGCGGAGATTGCGCTCGAACAAGGGTTCACCGTGGACTTGGCGGGCTACGAGCGGGAGATGGAGCAACAGCGGGTCCGCTCCCGGCAGGCCCTGGGCGGATCTGAAGCAGCTGTCCGGGTCGACGTGGTCGGCCGCGGGGAGCGTGTGACGAAGTTCGTGGGATACACAGAGCTCACGCTCGAGACCACACTTGAGAGGATACTCGTCGGCCCAGAGGCACCGGACGCCGTCTCCGCGCCAACGAAAGCGGAGTTCGTGTTGGGCCAGACCCCGTTCTATGCCGAGGCGGGCGGGCAAGTCGCGGACACGGGGTGGATTGAGAACCTGTCCCGACCCGGGCGGGCGGAGGTTGTCGACGTCCAGAAGTCGCCCCATGGAACGCTCCACACCGTCCGCGTGACCGAGGGCGAGTTCCAAGTGGGCGATCGGTGCCGGCCCGTCGTGGATGAGTCCAGGCGGCGAGGGATCGAGCGGGCGCACACCGCGACCCACCTCCTCCACGCCGCGCTGCGCCGCGTGTTGGGAGACCACGTGATCCAGGCCGGATCCGAAGTGGGGCCGGAGGAGTTCCGGTTCGACTTCACGCACTTCGGCCCCCTTTCACCTGCGGAGCTGGCGCGGGTCGAGGAGCTCGCGTTGGCCCCGGTCCTCCAGAACATGGTGGTGGTGGTGGAGGAACTCCCGCTCGAGGAGGCGAAGGAAAGGGGGGCGATCGCCCACTTCGAGGAGGAGTACCGGGGCAAGGAACGCGTGCGGGTGGTTCAGGTTCCCGGCGTGTCGAGCGAGCTCTGTGGGGGCACCCACGTCCGCCGCACGGGCGAGATTGGCCCCATCGTCCTCCTCGCTGAGGAGTCGGTGGCGGCCGGAACGCGGCGGCTGCGGGCGGTGGTGGGCGAGACGGCCCACCGCCATCTGGCGCGCCTGCGCGAGGAACGCAATCAGATCGCAGCTCTCGTGGGGGTGCCTGTGACTGAGCTCTCCGCTGGTGTGCAGCGGCTCCTCGACGAGGCGCAGACCCTTCGCCGGCGGGTGACGGTGCTGGAGGGAGAACTCGCGGCACTCCGCTCGCAGGGGCTCCTCTCCTCGGCCCGCGAGGTGGGGGGGACAAAGCTCGCAAGCGCGATCGTGGAGGGAGGAGCTGACGACGCCAAACGTGTCGCCGACGCGCTCGCGGCTCGCCTTGGGAGATCTGTGGTTGTCGTCGGTGCTCGTGACGGAACGAAGGCAGTCGTTGTGGCGAAGGTCTCGGACGAACCGCGGGTCAACGCCGGCGAGCTAGTGCGTGTCGCGTCCGAGGCCCTGGGGGGTCGCGGAGGTGGCCGGGCTGCGTTCGCCCAGGGCGGCGGGCCTAACGGCGCGGCTCTACCTCAGGCGATCGCCGAGGCGATCGCCAGCGCCGAGGCCAGGCTCAGAGGAGCCTGA